AAGGATCGCGCAATGATGATGAACCCGTCTGACGACATCGTGCGTCTCAGCGATCTTTGCGTCGTCTGTCGGCACGACCCCAACAAACGTCGAGAACTTCGATTGTTCGTCTTCAGGCGAATCCCAACTTTGCCTAAGTTCCAAGGCAGTTTGGAGCGCCTCTAGCCAAGCGACATCGCTTATTCCCTCTGGTATCAGGACACGCTGATGCATCAGCGCGGCAATTAGTTTTTGTCGCCAAGCGAAAAAGAGGTGTTGCTTGTGATTGGTCGGACCAGCGGGCGCTGTCTTTGACAATGGAGAGACAGACATTTGTCCATCGTCGTTATCGACAAAATAAGTTGCTTCTACAGGGAACATCGCCGCAACCAGCGGTGAGTGTGTAGTGACAATAGTCTGATCACAGAGAGCGTTTAGCCGGTTGACGAGCCGCTTTTGTTGAGAAGGTTGGATGTGCAGCTCAGGTTCCTCTACCGCGAGGACGAATGACTTATTCGCATCTGCTCTGGCCTTTCCGAACTGCATCAGCAACAAAAGACTTTGCAAGGAAGTCAAACCAGTTCCATGCCGCGCGGAAGGAAGAGTTGGACCATCTCCGTGTGCAAAATGGGGTACGACACTTTCGAGGACAGAGTTGCTGTCTGTACCTGTAATGCGAAGCCGAAGCCTTGGTGATGATGGCATGAGCTTGCCAAGTTCACTATTGGCCTGCTCCACGATTGCTGTTAGCCCGTCTTGTTCTTCCAGTCGCTGGCCTACTTCCGGTTCCCAAAGACGTTCCCTTGCATCGCGTATCGCAGTCGCAGGGAGGCCACCCAATGTCGCTACAAGACGACGAAAAAGCTCTGATGTGAAGGAAATCCATTTGTCCCACGTTCTAGACGCTGGGACCATGAAGAAGCCAAGCTCTTGGAGCGTCTTTGACGAAATCTGAGTGTAGCTTGTTTCATCATGGAATGGATCACCAAGGGTTGCTTCATCATCAACGAAGAACCTTATGGTTTCGGCCTCAAGCTCTTGGAGATCATATCGAGCCGCAAACGCAATTTGAACACTAAGATCTGTGTGTTCTCCGTCTGCCGACGCGGCGAGGTCGCCTGTGGCTGGGTTGAGCCACTTCTCAACACCTCCGCGCCCCATGGCAAACCAAGAGGGACTATGCTGTGGGTCATTCTCTGGGAAGCCTGAGATGGTTGCGATGATTAGGATGCGAGATGTCTCGATTGGTCTGCTTTGGTAAAAGTCATGTTCGGTCAAGCGCCGAACCAATCGGTCTCTTCCCAGCAGCAGGGCAAGAGCCTCAACAATCGTTGTCTTGCCGTTATTGTTTGGACCGACAAGGACAGAGTGTTTCCCAAGCGTAATGTCCGCGTTCTGAATGCCGCGCAGGCCTGAAACCTTGAGGCGGTGAATATGCATGTTTTCATCTCTGTTTTGGTCGGTGAAAAGTCACAGTGTTTTAAGTTTTTTGTCAGCTTGATGAGTCCTGTGTAACCTATTCTGTTTATTGGTTTTCGGTCATCCGTTGCTATCTACACGTCGCGCGCATGCCACGGAGCAACGCTAACCATGTGAGGCTCTGAGTCCACCGACAAAACTTCAGCCTTGACAAGCACTGCCAGCGTTTCGGCCCAGCGCACTCCGATCTCATTCAGTTCCAGTGCCAGCCGATGCTCAACTATTTCTCCGCCGCCCATATCGCCAAATGAAAACTCTCCGTCACCCAATTCCAGCAGGCACTCACCTTCGAGTTCATCGTCGTCAATTTCCATGCCCGTCTCTGTCTCAATCGCAATAAAGCTTTCATGCCAGATCTGGAATTCATTTCCGTCGAAGTCTTCTATCGTTTCCGGGTAGCGGACCATTTCTGCCCTAGTTTCAGGTGTAAA
This Ruegeria pomeroyi DSS-3 DNA region includes the following protein-coding sequences:
- a CDS encoding ATP-dependent nuclease, with product MHIHRLKVSGLRGIQNADITLGKHSVLVGPNNNGKTTIVEALALLLGRDRLVRRLTEHDFYQSRPIETSRILIIATISGFPENDPQHSPSWFAMGRGGVEKWLNPATGDLAASADGEHTDLSVQIAFAARYDLQELEAETIRFFVDDEATLGDPFHDETSYTQISSKTLQELGFFMVPASRTWDKWISFTSELFRRLVATLGGLPATAIRDARERLWEPEVGQRLEEQDGLTAIVEQANSELGKLMPSSPRLRLRITGTDSNSVLESVVPHFAHGDGPTLPSARHGTGLTSLQSLLLLMQFGKARADANKSFVLAVEEPELHIQPSQQKRLVNRLNALCDQTIVTTHSPLVAAMFPVEATYFVDNDDGQMSVSPLSKTAPAGPTNHKQHLFFAWRQKLIAALMHQRVLIPEGISDVAWLEALQTALELRQSWDSPEDEQSKFSTFVGVVPTDDAKIAETHDVVRRVHHHCAILVDGDQAGRDYLAELNAADPSPSAAIIWQTDWKIEHVVAWIAEANLALVLPQLAEANSTAIENAAELSAFLESRKSYAPTQEITSAILMGESACRKRAAQLLNALCDTLLDPSVQSSPLFVRETEDGAVMPTFRFEPPDDV